In one window of Littorina saxatilis isolate snail1 linkage group LG11, US_GU_Lsax_2.0, whole genome shotgun sequence DNA:
- the LOC138980697 gene encoding KRAB-A domain-containing protein 2-like, with translation MDVEDRFRKCLFERYAKNKNYLLPKDCYFTMINDLKTAQVSSTTKTSRQYKLMKRYEVLQCGPNDKLIRKRSSPDEAPIFFVTLEDTYDTIKTAHIATGHGGRDRMLKELEKKFANIQRDSVELFKSYCLVCQEKQKRQKTKGVVVRPILTEEFNSRSQVDLVDYQSMEDGGYKWIMVYQDHLTKFVVLRPLTSKRACQVALQLVDIFTLFGAPVILQSDNGSEFTAVVIRELRDLWPELKLVHGKPRHPQSQGSVERANGDIKDMLTAWMSDHQTTRWSLGLKFVQFMKNRAYHSGLKRSPYRAMFGVEPRVGLSSTWLPEALIDEMQTEEDLRERVGWSSNADNASNPESAGSDLDINITSVSVQVHEESTSAGATLQELSNGDAAVIDRAFEIVQDELTMTNVTAILQEELSNGGEGVVETVQCEPSMTDATATAILHELSNGGEGVVETVQGEPSMTDATATAILQELSNGGEGVLHTENNELRLLNKRQLSINRQREASRECQKGQAERMIKRSRIELCPGQPGDNVAVPVPLVDRGRGDPRNILGIILHKTENDLYKIATRSGVLKGSFTRNEFELCAQKLLTEQDVKCDKQCTVQML, from the exons ATGGACGTAGAGGATCGTTTTCGAAAATGTCTTTTTGAAAGATATGCCAAAAATAAGAACTATTTGTTACCAAAGGATTGCTACTTTACCATGATCAACGACCTCAAGACAGCACAGGTGTCATCGACAACCAAAACATCACGCCAGTACAAACTGATGAAGAg GTATGAGGTGCTGCAGTGCGGTCCAAATGACAAGCTGATCCGAAAAAGATCCTCACCTGATGAAGCCCCGATCTTCTTTGTCACCCTTGAAGATACCTACGACACCATCAAGACTGCACACATCGCCACCGGTCACGGAGGGCGCGATAGGATGCTGAAGGAACTGGAAAAGaaatttgccaatatccaaagaGACAGTGTAGAACTGTTTAAGTCTTATTGCCTCGTGTGCCAGGAGAAACAAAAGCGACAGAAAACCAAAGGTGTCGTCGTGCGACCTATTCTCACAGAGGAATTCAATTCCAGAAGCCAAGTGGACCTTGTGGACTACCAGTCGATGGAGGATGGCGGCTACAAATGGATTATGGTCTATCAAGATCACCTCACCAAATTTGTAGTCTTGCGACCGCTGACATCAAAAAGGGCGTGCCAAGTAGCCCTTCAGCTCGTGGACATTTTTACTCTTTTCGGGGCTCCAGTGATCCTTCAATCGGACAATGGAAGCGAGTTCACTGCAGTTGTCATCAGAGAACTACGAGATCTGTGGCCAGAATTAAAACTCGTTCATGGAAAACCTCGTCATCCTCAGTCACAAGGCTCTGTAGAGAGGGCCAACGGTGACATCAAGGACATGCTGACTGCTTGGATGTCGGATCACCAAACAACGCGTTGGTCATTGGGTCTAAAGTTCGTGCAGTTCATGAAAAACCGAGCCTACCATTCAGGATTGAAAAGATCCCCGTACAGAGCCATGTTTGGCGTCGAGCCCAGAGTTGGGCTGTCTTCCACGTGGCTGCCAGAGGCCCTGATTGATGAAATGCAAACAGAAGAGGACCTTCGAGAAAGAGTAGGCTGGTCAAGTAATGCTGATAACGCAAGCAATCCGGAGTCAGCAGGTTCAGATTTGGACATCAATATAACAAGTGTCTCTGTGCAGGTCCATGAAGAATCAACCAGTGCTGGTGCCACTCTACAGGAACTTTCAAATGGTGATGCAGCAGTCATCGACAGAGCATTCGAAATAGTCCAAGATGAACTGACAATGACTAATGTCACTGCCATTCTACAGGAAGAACTATCAAATGGTGGTGAAGGAGTCGTCGAAACAGTCCAATGTGAACCGTCAATGACTGatgccactgccactgccattCTACATGAACTATCAAATGGTGGGGAAGGAGTCGTCGAAACAGTCCAAGGTGAACCGTCAATGACTGatgccactgccactgccattCTACAGGAACTATCAAATGGTGGCGAAGGAGTCCTGCATACTGAAAATAATGAACTTCGCTTGCTCAACAAACGGCAACTAAGTATCAATCGTCAACGGGAGGCCAGCCGAGAATGCCAGAAGGGGCAGGCAGAGCGAATGATAAAGCGTAGCAGAATAGAGCTATGCCCGGGACAACCTGGAGACAACGTGGCAGTGCCCGTTCCCCTGGTCGACAGGGGTCGAGGAGATCCcagaaacattctgggaatTATTCTGCACAAGACTGAAAACGACCTGTATAAAATTGCAACAAGAAGCGGGGTACTGAAAGGATCTTTCACTAGAAATGAATTTGAACTCTGCGCACAGAAACTTTTGACAGAGCAAGATGTAAAATGTGACAAACAG TGCACAGTGCAAATGCTCTGA
- the LOC138980153 gene encoding neuropeptide S receptor-like encodes MSQRSPGTSRSSNDDVTTGSTRQELDPYTVDEFLNQKNAEYVSNAVPTIVFLAVIMVVGIVGNTLAFNVYYRRFKPSVSRTCILAMSNIDFLLDVCALPLQITEICFSATFYSVWACKMSRSFSLFLVLFSAIVLVAVSVERQTVICSKRHLSLKSGYLCILYCGVAAFVLALPYAVVTGKHTLRFPGSNITGAQCSISDEYKFSAFFNVYTSIVGLAYVLCVVIMSVSYGRIVRDLWYHKKTMATFTSATDAALSFSRHDLNTQLQTEKISEVKGKVKDIPKRTTIMMFVLTMMFVSTYLPYLVIKMLDQRTSGEFTRSLDLNFGLIGLRLYFINSAVNPIVYCFFSRRFRDECLRLFWDKRRYTNAAVKTTPTRTTMMTSTFSTTIMASTFSTTAPSPSIDIPRNMLESSPRTTASTTSPSPSIDIPRNMLESSPRTSRSSKDDVTTGSMSPKLDSLFHALSSSMNF; translated from the exons ATGTCGCAGAGGTCACCAGGGACGAGTCGCTCAAGTAATGATGACGTCACAACAGGGTCCACGAGACAAGAATTAGACCCATACACTGTGGATGAATTCCTGAATCAGAAAAACGCGGAGTATGTGTCCAACGCAGTACCAACCATAGTTTTTCTTGCCGTGATAATGGTAGTGGGCATAGTGGGTAACACACTTGCCTTCAATGTGTACTACAGGAGGTTCAAACCCAGCGTTTCGAGAACTTGCATTTTGGCCATGAGTAACATTGATTTTCTCCTCGACGTCTGTGCACTTCCTTTGCAGATAACGGAGATATGTTTCAGTGCCACGTTTTACTCTGTATGGGCTTGCAAGATGTCAAGAAGTTTCTCACTTTTCCTGGTCCTGTTCTCTGCAATCGTATTGGTTGCTGTGTCTGTCGAAAGACAGACAGTGATCTGCAGCAAACGACACCTGTCTTTGAAATCCGGTTACTTGTGTATCCTATACTGTGGTGTTGCTGCGTTCGTTCTTGCCTTGCCTTATGCGGTGGTTACCGGAAAACACACGCTACGTTTTCCGGGCTCAAATATTACTGGCGCTCAGTGCTCGATCAGTGATGAGTACAAGTTTTCTGCTTTCTTCAATGTGTATACCAGCATTGTTGGTCTTGCGTATGTGCTGTGTGTCGTCATCATGAGCGTGTCATATGGGAGAATAGTGCGTGATCTGTGGTACCACAAGAAAACCATGGCAACGTTCACGTCTGCTACAGATGCAGCCTTGTCTTTCTCACGACACGATCTAAATACACAGCTGCAGACAGAAAAAATATCAGAGGTCAAAGGCAAGGTCAAGGACATTCCCAAGCGCACAACGATCATGATGTTTGTTCTGACCATGATGTTCGTTTCTACCTATCTCCCTTACCTCGTCATTAAAATGCTTGACCAACGAACCTCTGGAGAATTCACGCGGTCTTTGGACCTGAACTTCGGCCTGATTGGTCTGCGTTTATATTTCATCAACAGCGCTGTCAACCCTATCGTCTACTGTTTTTTCTCGCGCAGATTTCGTGATGAGTGTCTTCGTCTGTTTTGGGATAAGAGAAG ATATACAAATGCAGCtgtaaaaacaacaccaacacgaACAACAATGATGACATCAACATTTTCTACAACAATAATGGCATCAACATTTTCTACAACGGCACCGTCACCGTCAATAGATATTCCAAGGAACATGCTGGAGAGTTCACCACGGACAACAGCATCAACAACGTCACCGTCACCGTCAATAGATATTCCAAGGAACATGCTGGAGAGTTCACCACGGACAAGTCGCTCAAGTAAGGATGACGTCACAACAGGGTCCATGAGCCCAAAATTAGACTCGTTATTCCATGCATTGTCATCATCAATGAATTTCTGA